In Nicotiana tabacum cultivar K326 chromosome 2, ASM71507v2, whole genome shotgun sequence, the following proteins share a genomic window:
- the LOC142166891 gene encoding uncharacterized protein LOC142166891 encodes MHGERVTISRVIFQVSSTTQYLVRFRKHSIQRVPHRWTDVLHMMENYTPKLKIVKVLWEFPMIGWIKINTDGASTGNPGRSSIGFCIKDELGDVIYACGKTIQETTNTVAEALAILEALRYAAQHNFNYIWLQTVSMLLNNVIEGCWKPPWLIVDHVEEIGRLLERCTCKVSHIYREGNKLADHLANYAIENGTFESHGYRLLDTQGRRIVNGDKLQCPYLRVKVARG; translated from the coding sequence ATGCATGGGGAAAGGGTGACTATTAGCAGGGTGATCTTTCAAGTTTCGTCTACAACCCAATATTTGGTGAGATTTAGAAAGCATAGTATTCAGAGGGTGCCTCATAGATGGACAGATGTGCTCCATATGATGGAGAATTATACCCCAAAGTTAAAAATTGTTAAGGTATTATGGGAGTTTCCTATGATTGGATGGATCAAGATTAACACTGATGGAGCTTCGACGGGGAACCCAGGCAGGAGTTCAATAGGTTTTTGCATTAAAGATGAATTGGGAGATGTTATTTATGCTTGTGGCAAGACGATACAGGAGACTACAAATACAGTGGCGGAAGCATTAGCTATTCTGGAGGCTTTGAGGTATGCTGCCCAACACAACTTTAATTACATATGGTTACAAACGGTTTCTATGTTGCTTAACAATGTAATTGAAGGATGTTGGAAACCACCTTGGTTGATTGTTGATCATGTGGAAGAAATAGGGAGGCTACTGGAAAGGTGTACTTGTAAGGTGTCGCATATATATAGAGAAGGTAACAAACTAGCTGATCATCTTGCAAATTATGCTATAGAAAATGGCACGTTTGAGAGTCATGGATACAGGCTGCTGGATACACAAGGGAGAAGAATTGTGAATGGTGATAAGCTACAATGTCCATATTTGAGGGTAAAGGTTGCTAGGGGTTAA
- the LOC107761234 gene encoding uncharacterized protein LOC107761234 — translation MKMETLYSSTHYWLVEHPSISQFEWNYGYTLGSSLLFPTVSVFIYLSLTLLALRFSPFLPTFSATALHRITTVHSLLLCLLSLIMAVGCTLSVIHQMPRHDWKWIVCFPTNHTLPRGPLYFWAKFFYLSKILEFIDTLLIILSNSRSRRLTFLHVYHHATVPVICYITLSSANSQSMIHVAVITNSSVHVIMYAYYFLCAMGKRPRWKRLVTNCQIFQFILNFLCGVATIYYHLTTEIGCSGVGILCFNMIFNTSLLLLFLDFRSKNYTNNMIIKERADNQKKSVY, via the coding sequence ATGAAAATGGAGACTCTATATTCAAGCACACACTACTGGCTAGTTGAACACCCAAGCATCAGCCAGTTCGAATGGAATTATGGCTACACTTTAGGTTCCTCCCTACTTTTCCCTACAGTTTCAGTCTTTATCTACTTGTCTCTCACTCTATTAGCTCTTCGCTTCTCGCCATTCCTTCCCACCTTCTCCGCCACCGCCCTCCACCGCATCACTACTGTGCACAGCCTCCTTCTCTGCCTCCTCTCTCTAATCATGGCCGTCGGCTGCACCCTCTCCGTCATTCACCAGATGCCACGTCATGATTGGAAATGGATAGTCTGCTTCCCTACCAATCATACTCTTCCACGTGGACCTTTGTACTTCTGGGCTAAATTCTTTTACCTTTCCAAGATTCTTGAATTCATAGACACCCTTTTAATCATCCTCAGTAATTCTCGATCACGAAGGCTCACGTTCCTCCACGTGTACCACCATGCTACGGTGCCTGTTATCTGTTACATCACACTATCTAGTGCGAATTCACAGTCGATGATCCATGTTGCGGTGATTACAAATTCTTCGGTTCATGTTATAATGTACGCTTATTACTTCCTTTGTGCAATGGGAAAGAGGCCACGGTGGAAGAGGTTGGTCACCAACTGCCAAATTTTTCAATTCATCCTTAACTTCCTATGTGGAGTGGCAACAATCTATTATCACCTCACAACTGAGATTGGGTGCTCTGGCGTTGGAATTTTGTGCTTTAATATGATCTTTAATACCTCACTTTTGCTACTTTTTCTTGACTTTCGTTCCAAGAACTATACCAACAACATGATCATCAAAGAGCGCGCTGATAACCAGAAAAAATCCGTTTATTAG